GCGGACATCACGAATTACGTTATGCTCGAACTCGGCCAACCGATGCACGCGTTCGATCTGAATAAGCTAACCGAGAATCGAATTGTCATTCGTACCGCAAAGCCCGGGGAAAAGATCAAAACACTTGACGAGGTTGATCGAAAACTCGATGAAACGATGCTTGCCATCTGCGACGCGGAGAAACCGGTCGCCGTAGCCGGCGTCATGGGCGGAATAGAAAGCGGCATCACGGATGATACGACGAACGTGCTTTTAGAGGTGGCCTATTTCAAACGCGAAAACATCCGCCTGACATCGCGCAAGCTTGGCCTCGCCTCCGAGGCAAGTTACCGTTTCGAGCGCGGCGTCGATATAGAAAATCTCATTCGTGCCTCGGACCGTGCTACCGAGTTGATCCTCGACCTTGCGGGCGGCGAGGCCGCGGACATCGTTGACGTTTATCCCGAACGGCAGCCCAAGCGGACGGTTCCTTCCGCCGACATTTCGTCGGCTGTTAAACGGCTGACGGGCCTCGACGTCGCTACTGATGAATGCGAGAGGATCCTTTCGTCGCTCGGCATTGCCCGAATTGGCAACGGCGAGTTTTCCTCGCCAACATGGCGGCATGACATAGCCATCGAGGAGGATCTGGTCGAGGAGGTCGCTCGTCACGCAGGCTACGAGAAAATTACTTTAGAGCTTCCGCCTGTTTTTGCGGCAGGAGAATACCAACCAAATGAGCAATCGGAAAAGAAGATCCGGTCTTTACTTCAAAGCTACGGATTCCTTGAAGCGATCAGTTATAGCTTCATAGACACTTCATGGGATGAACACGTTGACCCTTTGTGGTCCCTTCAGAATGGTGCTTCGCCCGGATTTGTGACGCTGAAGGACTCAGTGATCGACGGAGCGCTCAGGATGAGGCCCTCGTGCGTTCCAGGGCTGCTCGATTCCGCCCGCCATAATCTTAACCATCAAATTCGTGATATCAAGCTCTTTGAGATCGGCAAAGTGTTTATTGATGCAGCCGAAGAAAGCGGATTGCCGATAGAGAAAAAATACCTGACGTTATTGATGACCGGTGGAAACCTTCTCGAATCGACAGATAAGCCCATCGGAAACATCGACTTTTTCGACATCAAAGGCATGGTCGAGTCCCTCAGTGATCTGGTCGGCGTTTCAAAAATTGAATTTTCTCATGCTGAGGCTCGACAATATCGACGGGGCCAATGCGCCGCATTGCATAGTGAAAAGAAGTTGATCGGCATTGTGGGAAGATTGTCTGACGGGCCGGCGAAGACCTACAAGTTCCGAAAGCCGGTATATTTGGCCGAGATCGATCTAGATGCGTTCTTTCAACAGTCAGGGGAGTTACCGCTCTACAGGCCGTTGAATACGCTCCCGATAAGCCATAGGGATATCACATTTGTTGTTGATCCTAAGGTTGAATTTGGCACTTTACATAAGGCCTTACTTGAAAACAGGTCTGTAAACTGTGTGAACATTGGATTTTATGATGAGTACAGGCCTGAAGTCAGCACGGCTCGTTCGATCACGTTCAGGTTCTCATTTCTAAGCTCACATTCTACCTTAACTGATAGCGAAATTGATGAAGAGCTTAGAACAATGGTCTCGGCAATAACCGCCAAATTTGAACCTATGGTGGATGTTCAGGGATAATCCTTCACGAGTTACTTGAAGTTTAGGTAAATTATTCGGATAATCTTTTCCACAGGTTTATCAAAGCTTTTGAGACTAAACAGATGAATGCCCTGACCGGAATGGAAAAGTTCTCGCATCTCGAGGACAAGATCTATCTGACGATAGAACACAGCAAGAAGCTTCGAGAGGAACGAGACAGGTTGGAACAAGAGGTTTTGGCTCTTCGTGCGGTTGCCGCGGATGCTATCACGGACAAAGAGGAAGCTGAACGAAGGCTGAGGCTGCTCCTCGATGAACGCGAGGCGGTCCGTAAACGCGTGAACTCCGTCATTGACGCTTTTTCAGTAGTTAATGCCGCTAAGCAAACCTCGGAGGCTGTCTAGGACCTTATGTCTGAACAATCAATCAAGGTGGAGATCCACGACCAGATCTACAGCATCCGATCCGACGGGGACAATAAGTATATTCAGGATCTTGCGACCTATGTGGACTCGAAAATGCGGGAAATATCTTCCGGCACTATGACCGCGGATTCCCTAAAGGTGGCTATACTAGCGGCCCTGCATATTGCTGACGAATATTTCCAGTTAAGGCACACCTATGCACAAATGGATTCCCAGCTTGCCACTCGGAGTGCGGAATGCTCCGAAATGCTCGACAAAGTGTTTCGGCAACGCGACGAATCGTCAGAATCTAATTCACTGATCAGATAAATTTGCCGAAGGCTCCGCCGGCCGTGCTATTATGGTTCTGGCGGATGATGTACTGCGTTTCTCGTTAACGGACGCATACACAATTGAGCCAACATATGAATTACGGGAGGCCGACGCCGATGTCGGTGCGAACGTCTACAATGGCGTTTACCATAGACAATGGCAATTTTGCGTAACAGCGAAAAGCCGCCCACCTGTCCCATACAGGTTCAATTCATACGTTCGCACGGCCTCGCGGTCTCATTCGCCGATACTCTATTCTTCCTCAGCCTCTTCTAATTCCCTTCGTATTTCGTCAGCCAGTTTTGCTGCCTCAAGGGCAAGCGGTTCCTCGCCTGCACGTGATTCGAGCTTCTTGAGGGCAACCTCGTATTCCGAAAATGTGCCGCCGCGGGAACCGGCTGCCTCGATCATTTGCAGCCGTGATTCCGCTTCTACGAGCATTTCCTTTGCCTTCGCATTTATATCGGCCAGTTTCGCCTTATCTGCCTTAAGTTGTTTTGCATAAGCCTCAGAATTTGAGGCCTTTAACGTAGATATCTTCCGAATACGCTGTTGAGTAGAACGCATTTCATTGGTAGATCTTCTTAAGATCCGAGTGGCTGTGAGTCGGGAGGCAAGCGTTTCAGCGTAGGCGTCACCGAGCAATGGATCACCGGATGACAATTGCTTTAAGGCCCTCTTTTCTGCCGGCTTCAGTTCTCCGCGGAACCAGTGGATCTCATTAGCACTGATGCCATAGGCTGCGATCTGTTCGCGAAGCTCACGTTTCCACCGCGAATGACGGGTGCCGATCACCGCAGAAGTGGTCAAACCCGCTAGCAAAGAGATGCCGGTCGCAATTGCTCCGAAAAAAAGGAAAACGGCGGCGGCCGGCGGCCCGCTTGCCAGAAGGAGCACGAGAAGCATTGTTATTGCAGCCGGTATAAGCGTCAAGCCTACCGGCGCAGCTACCATCGCTGCCTTCATCCGCGAGCTCTTTCGTTTGGCTAAGCGTAGATCTGGTTTAGGCACATCACCTCTTCGAACTCTCCCGTCTTTCGCACCGATCCGGGAATGCCGTTCATTTTGAATACTACTATCTCACCTTTACACCGCGTAGCAAAAAATCTCGTTACATTTCCTTTCGAATGTATTATCATCGTCCTAATTTGCTATCAATGCGGAGATTCAATTCAATCCTCGTTCTCCTCTTGCTCGTGACGTCGGCGATCACTTTTTCGCAAACTGATACCGTAAGGAACCGGCAGGTCCGTACCGTCACAGTGCCGGTTACGATCTTTACAAAGAAGGAGATCAAGGACAGAGAAACACAGGAACTGATCCAGATCGAGCGGTTCGTAATACAAGAGAACAATGAAGAGCAGCAGTTTTTGTCCATTCGCAGTGTCGCGGATACTCCATTATCGATCGCGTTGGTGATCCAAGATAATTTGTTGAGTGATTTCAACCTCCAGCTTAACGACATCCGACAATTCATCAGGTCGCTTCCCAAAGGCTCACGGGTAATGGTTGCCTATGCGCGGTCCGGCAACACTCAGGTTCTCCAGCGTTTTACAGAGGATCTTGAACGAGCCGCCGCATCGGTCAGAATAGTTGCAGGAAGCAGTTCGCTTGCTCCCAGAAGCCCATTTGACGGCATCTCAGATATCGCCGGCCGATTCGACAGCGTCCCGTCCGGGCGTCGTGCGATCATGTTTTTCTCCGACGGCTTGGACGCATCACAAGGCTTCAACTTAGCCTCGATCTCGCAGAGTATCGAGCTTGATCAGGCAGCGATCGCGGCTCAGAGGCGCAGCATTGCTGTCTATTCGATATATTCGCCGAGCACCTCCACCGCGAACGCAGATTCGATATTCGTCCTTGCCTCTCAAGGGGCCCTGGAAAAGCTGAGCAACGAGACAGGCGGAAAGGCCTTTTTTCGCGGCACATTTCCCCCGCTGAATTTTTTGTCATTTTTTCAAGACATCAGCAATAGCCTGAACCGTCAATTTGCCCTCACATATCTAAGTACCAATATGAAAAAGGGCTTCTACAAGCTAAAGATCACGAATACTAATCCCGACATTTCAATCAGCCACCCAAAGGGCTATAGATATCGCTAACGGCGGTTTTTTGTAATTTATTGCCACCATTTCTGATTTAGGATAATCTAAACGGAGTATCGGCGCTCTCCTGACCTCAATTGTTTCCATTATGAGAACCCTATTTGGTATACTGCTTTGCACCTTAGCTACATCATTGGTTTTCGCACAGTCGTCAGATGCCGCACTGCGAAGGGTAATTGAGGCCGACAGAGCCGCCGCCGGTGCGAACGGGTCGATGCCGAGCCTTACAGCTCAGGAGCACCTCGAAAGAGGACGCGTTTACTTCGACAACCGGCATTTCAGAGAAGCCCGGGAGCATTTTCAACGTATCTTTGACAATTTTCCCAACGATGCAGCTTTGTCCGGGGCACTCTTTATGACCGGCAGATCGCTCATGTGGGAACGCCGCTGCGAGGAGGCGATACCTTGGCTGGACCGTGTCGCCAAGGAGTATCCCGGGACAAAAGAAGGACGCGAAGGACTCGCGTTCAAAGGTGCCTGCCATGTCCGTATCGGAAAGAATGCTGAGGCCGCCGCAGTTTATGAACAATATACGGCAATGTATCCTACGGGCGAGCGCATAGATTCGGCGTATCTTAACATTGTCGATGCTCACCGCGAGGCCGGTAATTTTGATCTTGCGGCCGAATGGGTCCGGCGCACGTCAGAGAGATTCCCTTCAACCCCGACCGAAACAAATGCTCTCCATGCCCTAGTGAGAATGGAGCTGTGGCGCGGCCGCTGGTCAAACGCTGAAGCTGCCGCTGACCGCCTGATAGTGAGCGGTAAATTTGCAGGATCCATGACATCCATGGACGAGGCCCGCTGGCTGAAGGCGTTCGCTGCGGAAAAAGGCGGTGATCGTGAACGGTCCAAAGCGGCTTATTCGCAGATACCCATATCGGTCTCGTCGTATTTTTCCGGCCTTGCGGCCAATAAGATTTCAGGGGAATCAAGAACTCGGCGGATCGTTCAAGTGTCCCCGAAAATGCGTCAGGATTTTCCGATCATGTTCCGGGAAGAGATCATGCGGGCCACACGCGGCCGGAACGTTGATCCGCGATTCGTACTTGCGATCATGAAGCAGGAGAGCGGATTCCGGCCCGGCGTAAAGAGCCCTGCAGCGGCTCGCGGACTGCTTCAGTTGGTTTATGATACGGCGGTCAAATACAACAAGAAGACAGGAATTACCGAACTGGCCCCTGACGATCTGTATATACCCTCGGTCAACATCGCCATCGGTGTCGAGTACATTGCCGATCTCAAAAATCAATTCAGCGGGCTTTACGAAGCGATCGCTGCGAGTTATAACGCAGGCGAAGATAATGCCGCCCGCTGGCTCAAACGGTCAATGAGGGGCGAACCCGGCATTTTTACCGCCGAGGTTGGCTTTGCTGAAACGAAAGGATACGTTCAAAAGGTAATGGCTAATTACCGAAATTACCGTGAGTTGTACGATGAGAATCTTAGGCCGCGATAGGCGAAGCCGCAGATAGATTTACGCTGTAGCCGGCCTTTTCAAGTGCATTTCGGGTCTCATCCGCGTGATGTGTGTCACGCACTTCCAAGAGCAATTCGATCCCCACCTGACCAAGCGGCGTCATCCACATTGCACGTCGGTGAAATACCTCAATGACGTTGGCTTTCGACTCTGCTACCGCTGTAAGCATCCCTGCAAGTGATCCCGGCCTGTCGGGCACAGTAACGTCAAAGATAACGTACCGACCGGCTCGCACGAGACACTGTTCGATCACTCGCGCCAGAACGTTCCCGTCAATATTTCCGCCGCACAGGACCGCGCACATTCTTTCGTCAGCCGAAATATCGAATTTCTTGGCAATTATCGCCGCCAGGCCTGACGCACCGGCACCTTCCACAACAAGATGTGCATTTTGGGCAAGGTGAAATATCGCTTCGGCGATCTCATCCTCACTCACCTCGACCACCTCGTCAACCAGGTCTCGAATAATGGCCAAAGTACGTTCAGCAGGGCGCTTGATGGCGATCCCGTCGGCGATGGTCGGTTTGTGTTCAATGTCAACGGGTTTGCCTGCTTCGAGAGACCGGCGAACCGGAGCGACGTTCTCTGCTTGTACTCCGATGATCCTTACATTTTGCAGTTTCTCCCTTGCAGCGGTCGCGATGCCGCTGATGATGCCGCCGCCGCCAATTGGTACAACAATAGTGTCGACTTTCGGAAGGTCCTCCGCGATCTCCAAGCCTATCGATCCCTGCCCCGCGATAATGTCGTCATCGTCGAAGGCGTGCACATATGTCAGGCCCTTTTCCCTTTCCAGCGAACGGGAAAATTCAACAGCTTCATCGAAGGTGTTTCCCTGCATAATTACCCGAGCTCCAAGTGCCTTGGTTGCAACGACCTTAGTGAGCGGGGCAAATTGAGGCAGAACGATCGTGGCGGCAATTCCATTCAGTTTCGCCGCTAACGCTACACCTTGTGCGTGATTACCGGCCGACGCGGTGATCACACCCCGATGTCTTTCCTCGTCCGAAAGCCGGGAGATCTTGTTGAAAGCACCGCGGATCTTAAAGGAGCCGCCGCGCTGAAGATTCTCTGCCTTGAGATATACCTTGCTTCCCAAGACCGCCGTCAGGCGCTCATCTTTTACAATGGGTGTCCTGTGAACAACAGCTTCGATTCTCTTTCTGGCTTCTTCTATGTCGCTTATGCTTACGGGCATATTGACGGGAATTATAGCAAACCTCTTTCAAATGAGATATATTTGAGGAGTAAAGCTGTTGGAGGAAATATGGAGATCTTTGGAGCCGGCATCATCTTTCTTTTCATTCTTGCTATCGCACTGCTCACCATAGCATGGAAAACAATAAAGATAGTCCCGCAATCCAGTGTCTTGCTGATCGAGAGGCTTGGCCGTTTCAACCGAATTGCTGCAAGCGGCCTCAATATAATCGTGCCATTCTTTGAAGCTCCGAGAGCCGTGTATTGGACCAACATACGCCCAGGTATCACGTCGATCGACCTGCGTGAACAGTACATCGACCTTCCGCCTCAGCCGGTCATCACGCGTGACAACGTAACGATCAATGTCGACTCCGTTGTCTATTGGCAGATCACCGATCCCGCAAAAGCAGTTTACGAAGTAGCTGACCTCGTCGGGGGCCTTGTTCAGCTGACCATAACCGGCATGCGTTCGGTCATGGGTGAGATGGACCTTGACCACACGCTCTCATCACGTGAGGAGATCAATTCAAAGCTGCGATTGATCCTTGACGAGGCTACTGACAAATGGGGCGTCAAGGTCACACGCGTGGACGTAAAGAACATCAATCCTCCGGAAGACGTCAGGATCACGATGGAGAAACAGATGACGGCGGAACGAAACCGCCGAGCGTTGATCCTTCAGGCGGAGGGCGAAAAGCAGGCTGCGATCACGAGGGCAGAGGGCGAAAAGCAGGCTGCCGTTACGAGATCCGAGGGTGAAAAGGCTTCAGCGATCTTGACCGCTGAGGGTGCCGCACAGGCCCGCTTGGTTGCTGCGAATGCGGAAGCTCAGGCAATCGCACAGATCGCGGGAGCGATCGGTGACCGCGGTCAAACGGCCCAGTATTTGATCACATCCCGATACGTTGATTCAATGCGGGATATGGCTCGTACCCAAAATTCAAAGGTCATCTTCATGCCGACCGAGACGAGCGCTGTATTGTCGAGCGTCGGTGCATTCAAAGAGGTCTTTGCTGAATCCGGTGAAAAGAGCGGTGAATTGCCGCCGTCGCCCGGAAACCCGAGGGAGCTGAAGAGGTAAATATTATGTTCAAGGTGGTAATTGTGATTCTCGCTTTAGCGGCGGTTGCCGCAGCAGGCGCAGCATATAGATTTGGTTTCATCATGAATCCCACGCCTACGGAGCCAGTTAAGGAATCCTCGATATATGATTTCACAATGAAAGATATCGACGGAAAAGAAGTAAAGCTAAGTGCATTCAAAAGAATGGCGTTGATGGTGGTCAACGTTGCAAGCAAATGCGGTTACACGTCCCAGTATGAGCAGCTTGAGGCTGTTTATAAGCGATTCAAAGATCGAGGCTTCGTTATTCTCGGCTTCCCTGCCAATAACTTCATGGGTCAAGAGCCGGGCACGGAAGCGGAAATTAAAGAATTCTGCTCCACCAAATACGGCGTGACGTTTCCAATGTTCTCCAAGATCTCTGTCACCGGCGCCGATCAGCATCCGCTTTACGGTTATCTGACCAATAAGGCCACAAATCCTGAGTTTGCGGGTGATATTTCCTGGAACTTCAACAAGTTCATTATCGACAGGAACGGCAGGGTCACTGCTCGTTTTGCATCCAAAGACAAGCCTGACGCCGAAAATGTCATCTCGGCTATAGAATCTGCCTTGGGTGACGCTAAGTAGCTCTTTTGCTAAATGGGTGCCGGGAAATGACGCTGTACTCGGCACCCGTCGGCTTTAGAATACTCTTAATTATCACCAACTCGTTTACGGTGAACTCCATCGCAGGAACTCGGATTTCGTTAGGAATTCGGCGAATCTTCGACCGTGTCCTTCCGATCGTAAGATGCGGTACGAAATGTTTCAGTCCACCTCCGCTTAATATACCCGCCATCTCGACAAGTTTTG
This sequence is a window from Acidobacteriota bacterium. Protein-coding genes within it:
- a CDS encoding cell division protein ZapA, which produces MSEQSIKVEIHDQIYSIRSDGDNKYIQDLATYVDSKMREISSGTMTADSLKVAILAALHIADEYFQLRHTYAQMDSQLATRSAECSEMLDKVFRQRDESSESNSLIR
- the zapB gene encoding cell division protein ZapB encodes the protein MNALTGMEKFSHLEDKIYLTIEHSKKLREERDRLEQEVLALRAVAADAITDKEEAERRLRLLLDEREAVRKRVNSVIDAFSVVNAAKQTSEAV
- a CDS encoding threonine ammonia-lyase; the encoded protein is MPVSISDIEEARKRIEAVVHRTPIVKDERLTAVLGSKVYLKAENLQRGGSFKIRGAFNKISRLSDEERHRGVITASAGNHAQGVALAAKLNGIAATIVLPQFAPLTKVVATKALGARVIMQGNTFDEAVEFSRSLEREKGLTYVHAFDDDDIIAGQGSIGLEIAEDLPKVDTIVVPIGGGGIISGIATAAREKLQNVRIIGVQAENVAPVRRSLEAGKPVDIEHKPTIADGIAIKRPAERTLAIIRDLVDEVVEVSEDEIAEAIFHLAQNAHLVVEGAGASGLAAIIAKKFDISADERMCAVLCGGNIDGNVLARVIEQCLVRAGRYVIFDVTVPDRPGSLAGMLTAVAESKANVIEVFHRRAMWMTPLGQVGIELLLEVRDTHHADETRNALEKAGYSVNLSAASPIAA
- a CDS encoding glutathione peroxidase, with product MFKVVIVILALAAVAAAGAAYRFGFIMNPTPTEPVKESSIYDFTMKDIDGKEVKLSAFKRMALMVVNVASKCGYTSQYEQLEAVYKRFKDRGFVILGFPANNFMGQEPGTEAEIKEFCSTKYGVTFPMFSKISVTGADQHPLYGYLTNKATNPEFAGDISWNFNKFIIDRNGRVTARFASKDKPDAENVISAIESALGDAK
- the pheT gene encoding phenylalanine--tRNA ligase subunit beta yields the protein MNISYNWLKELIDLDLSPEDTAKALTRVGLAVEGIHPHKDDLVLDIDLTSNRPDCLSHLGIARELSVVTRSALKVSGATSNKVPEAVVGDDIVTIQDTDRCHRFTARVIRGVKVGPSPQWLVDRLEALGERSINNIADITNYVMLELGQPMHAFDLNKLTENRIVIRTAKPGEKIKTLDEVDRKLDETMLAICDAEKPVAVAGVMGGIESGITDDTTNVLLEVAYFKRENIRLTSRKLGLASEASYRFERGVDIENLIRASDRATELILDLAGGEAADIVDVYPERQPKRTVPSADISSAVKRLTGLDVATDECERILSSLGIARIGNGEFSSPTWRHDIAIEEDLVEEVARHAGYEKITLELPPVFAAGEYQPNEQSEKKIRSLLQSYGFLEAISYSFIDTSWDEHVDPLWSLQNGASPGFVTLKDSVIDGALRMRPSCVPGLLDSARHNLNHQIRDIKLFEIGKVFIDAAEESGLPIEKKYLTLLMTGGNLLESTDKPIGNIDFFDIKGMVESLSDLVGVSKIEFSHAEARQYRRGQCAALHSEKKLIGIVGRLSDGPAKTYKFRKPVYLAEIDLDAFFQQSGELPLYRPLNTLPISHRDITFVVDPKVEFGTLHKALLENRSVNCVNIGFYDEYRPEVSTARSITFRFSFLSSHSTLTDSEIDEELRTMVSAITAKFEPMVDVQG
- a CDS encoding transglycosylase SLT domain-containing protein, with translation MRTLFGILLCTLATSLVFAQSSDAALRRVIEADRAAAGANGSMPSLTAQEHLERGRVYFDNRHFREAREHFQRIFDNFPNDAALSGALFMTGRSLMWERRCEEAIPWLDRVAKEYPGTKEGREGLAFKGACHVRIGKNAEAAAVYEQYTAMYPTGERIDSAYLNIVDAHREAGNFDLAAEWVRRTSERFPSTPTETNALHALVRMELWRGRWSNAEAAADRLIVSGKFAGSMTSMDEARWLKAFAAEKGGDRERSKAAYSQIPISVSSYFSGLAANKISGESRTRRIVQVSPKMRQDFPIMFREEIMRATRGRNVDPRFVLAIMKQESGFRPGVKSPAAARGLLQLVYDTAVKYNKKTGITELAPDDLYIPSVNIAIGVEYIADLKNQFSGLYEAIAASYNAGEDNAARWLKRSMRGEPGIFTAEVGFAETKGYVQKVMANYRNYRELYDENLRPR
- a CDS encoding SPFH/Band 7/PHB domain protein encodes the protein MEIFGAGIIFLFILAIALLTIAWKTIKIVPQSSVLLIERLGRFNRIAASGLNIIVPFFEAPRAVYWTNIRPGITSIDLREQYIDLPPQPVITRDNVTINVDSVVYWQITDPAKAVYEVADLVGGLVQLTITGMRSVMGEMDLDHTLSSREEINSKLRLILDEATDKWGVKVTRVDVKNINPPEDVRITMEKQMTAERNRRALILQAEGEKQAAITRAEGEKQAAVTRSEGEKASAILTAEGAAQARLVAANAEAQAIAQIAGAIGDRGQTAQYLITSRYVDSMRDMARTQNSKVIFMPTETSAVLSSVGAFKEVFAESGEKSGELPPSPGNPRELKR